GCGAAACAGATTGATTGATGACAGAATGGCCTACCGGGCTCCGTTGGGAAAGCGTCCATCAGCGTCCACAGGCTTGTCGGAGCCGCAAAAGGGTGAAATGATGCAGAGAAAAGAGATCGAGCGATTGGCCACACTCGATTACGGGTGCTACAGAGTCGAACATGCGAAAGACCGCACCGCATTGTGAACCATTTGGCATCATGAATGGGTGGATACCGAAACGCTAAATTAGAGACACTATTATTATCTATTCACCCACCGGGCTTATCGGGAGCTAAAGTTAACACTTGTGGTTCGTATCCGTATCATTGATCCGTGCTTAAGTGTTGCAGATTTCTCCCGAGTTTTGAATAATTGATGTCATGGGATTTCCTTGAGTATGAGTCTTAGATTAGCTTCTTCTGCACATCCGTCCGGCAACGTCCGCGTGCCAATGGATGATGGACATTTCTGAAGCAATTAATCAGATGCAAACAATGTGTTGATAATTTGGGATTTTGTCTGGCACGTTCCAACAGTGGTTGTGTGGCGTATCATCATCAATGCGTTTGGTAACTCCATTCCATCAGTTGCTGTGTAAATTACAATCAGCTTTCAGCTGATATATTACTTTAAGTTaatatgaaacaattttgATTAAGTTGATCAGGTAGCTTGAATTATTGTAATTCACTTTTATTTACTAAAAGTAAATCACGATATTGGTTTCATTAACATTCGCTCTATTATGGATTATTTCGCTAAAATAATTCAtatcattttccaaacaaagtTATTTTCtgtacatatttaaaaaaaattacagtaTAAAAACGAGAATACAATCAATCAACACTATGCAGATTTATGAAGGTAATGAATGTTGTAAGGACATCGTTGTATTAGTTTTCTTAATTATTTTCtgatatgaaaaaataaaaacgctgcATATGAAGCGATATATGGTACATTTAAAACCtcaaaaaattattatctGGTAGGAgtagcaacaaataaaaaaaataattttggaaCAAATACGGTTTGAAGGACCTTTTCTCGGTTTGCTGTAAACAATATTGAGTTTTCGACACTCACTAGAATTTTGTCGGAAAAAGTAACAATCAATCTCAGCAAAATCTCATGTTATCATCAGTGCTAGTGAATTATATACAGAATCACTTAATGACAATTACCAATCAAATTGCTTGCACGACTTCCGGAATTTTGCGTGTTGTTTAGTACACTATATTACTCCTAGGGCTTTAAATATATTATCGGTAGCtgcaaatgaatttattaccaGGTTCTTATGAGGTCTTATCTCTTCTTAAGTCCATCAATACTCACTGAATATCGATCTCTATTTTATTCAACTTTGGTTTAAGTTACTATAAgtttataataatataaaaatagaataatctacaagtttttaatttatgtttaatgtcattttaaattataaagattttgcacaatattGTGATACTTTTTGatgatgaatatttcataaatcgAAAATtagaaatcaattttgttGCATGAACATTTCTAACatgtaatgtttcaaaaaaaatctctaacaaagaaaatttatcattttcgaGAAGATTTGCGCAACTTAACATTTtagtcttgtttttttttctcatttaaacATGACAAgacatttcaaaataaaaatttttgcttGTAAATACAAAGAATGATATTTTCAAAGCTTGTTTACCAGACATGTTCGATTATGTGGTAAATACATTGCTTTTAATTGCAAGCACAAACTAACAGGAAGCAAACATAAAACTAACAACGtatataattgaaatttaaatcacCCTCACCAAACCgctaccaaacaaaacaacccaaaTCTAGATTAGTATCCTACCTCCGTTGTCACAATTATTCAAACCTAATATTGCGTCGATCGTGTGGCGCGGTGTGAGCGTTTGGCCGCCGGGTCCGAGTTTTTTCGCCGTATCTTTTAGAAAAATGCCATTCTCTGAAAATCAAACCATATTTCGTAGAACTTTAGACTTATGCTGTACGTTTTTGCGCTTCACCGCATTGATATGTGCGCAGCTATCACGGACTCTTGCTGCTCGGTTTTTGGCATCACACACCAACCCCGCCAATGTACGCAATATCTACCTTCGCGGAAGTTTTCCTCGATGTCGACGTCCAGCTGACCGCATTCCTTTAGCTTTTCCATGATTTTGTGGAAATTTTTCGCATCGCGCACGTTCTCCAACAGCTTCTGCACGTCCTCGGCTTCGCTCGGCGGGAACTTATTGCGTGCGATCAACTTCTCGATCAGATTCGTGAAGATCTGCTTCTGCACCTCGGACAGGGACTTGATGTCCATCGTAAGCGAAAGCGGATGCAAGACGTGCGAACGGTGGGGCGAGAGAGCAGAAGAAAGTGGAGTGGTCTGTGTGCTTTTGAAACTCTTATCGGGATAATCGTAATAATCCAATGCACTGAGCAGTttttgatgaaattgtttttctgaTTTCGCCTTAGAAATTGCGATCACCATTCATACACGGTGAGATAAATATTACGCACTTAAGATCATGCTTGCATATCGAATCATCCATCTTCCTACAAACTAATTGATTGCAGCACCGATTGGATaccaaaattttataatattttaacacATATTACACACAGAGTAATTCGATTTTTCCCCCAGAAACACATTGACAACATTGCGATGTTTGCTTAACAGATATACGAGTTGATAAGCGATGTTGATAACACACAGCATAGCGAACAGGCTCTGTActttttcacacaaacactctTAACGCACTTTAAACCGTAATGACCGCATGTGGTTTACGTTATTATCCTTGGCAAGATAAGAAACTATGCAAACAACAGGTtctatttatttgtgtttgccTTGGTTTTTTAATTCGTTTGGTACACTAAACTGCACTAGAAGAATTTCCCTGCTCTGCTTGTAACGACGGGAAAATTGTCAGAatcaaaccatcaacatcacgAGCGACCCCCTCGAGCATGAGGTGGAAAAAGCCGTGCTGCGCcaaaaaacagcacaacacaacaccaaaacaaaaaaaaacacacacaacaaaaaactctcACACTCACGCGATGTAAAACACAATTGCACGCGGGGACAAAACCCTGGCACACGGTTCCGTCGTCTATGAACAActtacacacgcacgcacacacacacacgaataaGGCGCACGCGAATTTTTAAACACGCTAAAATCCGAGTCCGAAAGAAACACGCGAGACCACCGAGAAGCGTTAGTGCAACCAAACGCGCCAAAGGTAAATGGCGTTTTGGCCGGTTCATCGAAAATCCTTTGCGCTGGGGCTCAGTTTTTCCCGATGCCGGTGTACACTGCTTCGAAGAGTGAATTATGCGTGCTCTCTTCAATACCGACACACCGTCTCGCTCACCCAGCGTCGAACGCTACCTGTCTCGTTTCGGACGCACTGGTTGCTTGAACAGTTTTTCCCATAATCGGTACCGTTCCAAACTGCTCTCCATCTTCCATTTAGGGGTTGCATTTAGGGGTGGGTTTTTGCGCTCTCTCGTAAAGCACTGTCTGTCTCACTCGTGCTTTCGGGGCAAACGTTCACCGCATACTTCGATATTTGGATGCTGCGCtagcagaaagaaaaaccggTTTTCAATCGCGTGTTTGTGCGTTTCTTCTTTGAATGATGGGAAAAAGAGTGAGATCGAGAGAAATAAGCAAGAGAGCGATGGATTAAGCTTTCAGGTTTCACCCCTTTTGCAACCCTTGGCGGGACggtaaaagcaacaaaacagaaaaaacacacacacacacgcacggttTGTTCTATTCTTCCTTCTTACCGCAGCCCAAAACCGAGTCGTAATGAGTCGTAATTTGAAGCACGGATAAATTGAAGACGTGCGCACGTTTTCGGTTGTGGATTGTGGTTGTAGAGGGgcgaaaataaagaaaacacattcccTCCATTGTTGTGTGGCGGTAGTGCGCTGTGTCTCTTTTACGCATCGTTTCGTCTCTTTTTGCAGGCGGGAGATAAATTTTCCTTGTGCAATTTTCACCCAATTTTCAGCTCATTTCAACCTTCCCGTACGGAGTGGAGGGTTTGGAAACGATAGAGGGAATAGGGGAACGTTGTGTGGCTTAACCAGCAGAAGTCTCCTGGGTCTCTGTGGGTAATGTAATTATTTGAAGTTTATTAATATTGAAGCGATGGAGGACGAGTACACCCAATCGAGCCTTTCACGAGCCGAGGCCTCGTGTTGTGGAGCATTCACTTGGTATGTGAGTTTTACTTCCCATCTGGATGATtggtgcttctttttttgtatcctATTTATATACTAAATAAATTTGCCGACGCCTTAAGAAGCCATTTTATCGATTATCGAAACATGTTTTGGAATCAcaaagtaaaatttaaattatttgttttcaaaaaaaatcacatcttttttttaattaaaaaaattctaatattgaaaaagaaacaataagaGATGATTGTAACCAAATATTTgctcatttaatttaaatacccACCATATATTTCAACCATCCTTCTGCTGCAATAATGTAAATGTTACCTTGAAAAACACCAGAACCCCCtgaacaaacttgcggaattcggatgctgaattttctttcgagaatagttaccgtacgattggcgggatttttaagcgaagaagagggattttgtttatttgtttttccttttataaccttttctctgagtgcccactgagtgccaccggcactcacaatacgacagttgctgaaacttgacgaaaccagcaaactgtcggtttatACCACTATTGTGATTCTTGTGTAAACATACTCCCCCCCATGACAGAATGTCATAACAAAGGCGAAAGGAACTAGCATGTGGTTTCACCGTCCGCTAACGGCAGTAAACAGATTTTGTTGATCGGACGAGTGATGATCCCTTTTACCGTTTGTAGTTTTACCACACGTGTGAGCTGGTCCTCTCCAGGATGAATTGCAACGATGCGTGCTAGGGGCCATCGGGTTGTTGGTAAGGATTCATCCAGTAGTATAATCAATCGACCGGGGAGTATATCGTTGGTTCGGTGATGTCTTCCTATTGCTTCACCCTTTGTCAATTGCCGTAGCTCCGCTGAAAATGCGTCTTGCTGTGCTAAACGACATAGCACGGTTTTAGCAGCTTTCATGTATTCGGGAGTGATGACTAAAGGTGATGCGAATTGTGTTGGTGTTCGTTGAGTGCGTGCCTTCTTCTTAGTGTTACGTGTGAAGCGAATGCAGTATGCAACGATGCGTAACAATCGCGTGTAGCTGGAACACAACGTAAACCAAGGGTTAGTGATGGTGTTTACATAGGCAGCACTCACCTGACGAATTTCGAGATTCGTATCTTCAGCTGGTTCAGGATTACAGTTGGGCCAGTTGGATGCGGGTAGTGCTAGCCATTCCGGACCGCAACTCCACAGCTTGCTCTGCAGGAAATCTGCTGCTGACATGCCGCGTGAGACCATATCGGCAGGGTTAGTTGAGCCGGGAACATGCCTCCACTGACGAGGATGAGTATAATGCTGCACCTCCGATACTCGGTTGCCTACGAACGTTGCCCACGTGTTAGGTGAGGCGCTGATCCACTTTAACGTGACGGTAGAATCGGACCAAAAGAATACTTCTGCTGCGTGTAGTCCCATCGCCTTCTTGACTCGATCGTAAAGATGAGCGCCTAATACTGCAGCACACAGTTCCAGTCGAGGTAGTGTGACACGCTTAAGTGGTGCCACTCGCGACTTGGATGAAAGTAAAGTGGTGCGAACTTCCCCTTGCTCACTTTCGCAACGAACATAAATGCAGGCCCCGTAAGCTGCTTCAGATGCGTCACAgaaggtgtgtaactgcaattTACTACCAGGTAACAGCGCATAGCGATCGATCTTAAAACCGGATATGAGTGGCCAATCTTgctgaatatttttccatttcttgcagATAGAATCAGGAACAAGATCGTCCCAACCAGCTTTCTGCAACCACAACTCCTGCATCAAGATTTTGGCTCGTACGACTATGGGAGAAATCAGGCCAAGCGGATCGAACATGCGGGCTATGTTAGAGAGGATGCTTCTTTTAGTAGGACTTGCTGTGTCGGTGTCGATTGCGGACTCGAATGATAGAACATCATGTTCTGGCTCCCACGAAACTCCAAGAGTCTTTACCGTTTCGTCGGGTATAAACTGTAGCGCTGACTGTGTGCCGATCTGATCCGCAGTTAGACCGGTAAGCACCTCTAATCTGTTTGAAGTCCACTTCCGTAATTCAAAACCACCCCTTGAAAGTAATTCATCTAACTCTACTCGTAGACGCCGAGCGCTTTCGATCGAATCCGCACCGCCTATGAAGTCGTCCACGTAGAAATTGCTCTTCAGAGCGGATGCGGCAACAGGATATGTGGTTCCCTCATCGTTTGCAAGCTGCTGCAAGGTTCGAGTTGCAAGGAAGGATGATGGGGACAACCCATAGGTTACGGTGTTCAgctcgtaatactggatcggtGAATGCGAATCAAACCGGAAACAAATGCGGGCATACTTCCTATCGTCTGGATGCAGTAGTATTTGGCGGTACATTTTAGCAATGTCTCCAACAACCGCCACCTTATACGTGCGGAATCGCAGAATGATGTCCAGCAAATCATCCTGCACTGCAGGGCCGACACATAGCGCTTCGTTGAGCGAGTAtccagatgatgttttcgctgATCCATCAAACACCAccctggtttttgttgttgtgctcgaAGCCTTGAATACGGGATGGTGCGGCAGATAATATGCTGATTCGTCGTCAGCTGGAGCTTGTATCAGCGACATGTGCCCTAGCTCCAAATATTCATGCATGAATTCATGGTATGCCGCTTTAATGTGAGGATCGCGTTCTAGGCGCCTTTCGAGCATTGTAAAACGTCGTAGAGCTGATAATTTCGAAAGACCCAGCTTTTCTTCAAAGTCAGGCTGCTTTGGTAAACGAACAATATAACGACCAGTATCGTCTCGTTGTGTTGTATCTTGGTATAATTTTTCGCAATACCTTTCTTCTGGGGAGTAACCATCTCTTATTTGTAATTCTTCCACTTTCCAGAATCTCTCGAGTGATTCCTCAAGCGTGCTCATGCAGACGACGGAAGATGCGTTGGAAGTTTCGGTGTTGCTATTACATGCTGATGCTGAGCCGGTCACGATCCAGCCGAACACACTTTCAATGAGGACAGGAAGGTTATGCGAAATTTTATATTGCGCCCCGCTCTGGAAAAATGCATGATAATGCCGGGCACCGAGGATAAGATCGAGCGGTGCCGACTTATTAAACTGGGGGTCGGCAAGCACAAAATTCGGCGGAATTTGCCACTCGACGGTGCGCACATCATGTGCTGGCAAATCCCCAATCAAATTGTCCACAATCAAGAAATCAGCATTCAGCTGATATTGGCCCGTTCGGGAGGAAATCTTCGCACGCACCGATTTCCGTACCGGGGTGGAAGAGTGACCCGCACCGATGAGCGTTACGTTGACCGTATCAAGTTTCAACGCTAACCTCTGAGCAAGCCTGGTGCTCATCAAATCAGGCTGCGAGGCACTATCCAATAGTGCTCGCACTGGATGCAGAGTACCGTGTGAATCAACAACGTGTACCACGGCAGTTTGCAGAAACACGTGATCATATGTTTGCTGGCTTGCGTGTGCTGCTACGTGGTGTCTTTGGGTGTTTGTGGCGTGATCGTCTTTGTTCTGTGGGTGGCTTACCGGAGCATTTCGCGCAGCTGGCATGGTGTTTGCAGTGGGAAGTGCTCCTTGTGCGTTGTGTACGTTGTGTAACAGTGTATGGTGTGCTGAGTGACAGTGTCTGCATTTGTATTGCGAGGAGCAATCGCGCGCTCGGTGGTTGTCCcgcaaacaatttaaacatagTTTATTGGACATGACCTGTCGATATCGTTCTTCCGGACCCATAGTCATGAATCGCGGACATTTGGTGATGCTATGCTCTTGCTGGCATATTATGCACCTACGTGTTTCGTGAGAGGTAGACGGAAAACTAGCCAGCCGAGTGAGATTCGATTGTTTATGTGTGAAATGCGTGTGATTTCCGCTAGAGGGCGCGTCGGTATTGTTTACCATCAGAGTTTCGAGCACTCGCATTCGGCGttgcaaaaattgcaccaagccttcgtagcttggattttcatttgttgatgcaaatTCCTCCCAATCGCGCAACGTTGTTGTAGGCAATTTTGTGCATAGCAAATGTTCCAATACGCTACTCCAAGCATCTGTGTTTTCACCCAAGTGGTTTAGCGTTTTCTTGTGCCGCTCGAACTCATCGACAAGATGGTGAAGGGTTGAGGCACTTTCCCGTTTCATGGTGGCCATTCCGAATAAGGCTTGCAAATGACGCTTTTTTAACAGGTACTCGTTAGAGTAACGCTCCGTCAGTATTTTCCATGCTATTTCATAGTTTGCGGCACTGATGGTGATGGATTCAATAACCTTAGCGGCTTCTCCCTTTAAGGATGCGCGCAAATAGTGGAACTTTTGGATCGGCGGTAGCTCGGGGTTATCATGTATTAAGCCCTCAAAAGTGTCCCTATACGTTAGCCACTGCATGTAATCACCATCGTATTCGGGAAGCGCGATGGTGGGAAGTTTAATGCCTACTAGGGGGCTCGGGCCAGCGTTTGGTGTGGAACTAATGCTTCGAGGAACATGCACCCTTTTAGCCTTTAGCTGGGAGTGTGCGCGTATCAAGCGCGGCTCAAAATCATCGCGTAAAGCGGCATTGTGCGCAATTTCTTCTTCGGTGATTGCCAAATCCTCTAGCTGACCTTGGATTTTCTCCAAGTCAATGGATAGCTGGTCGAACTTTGTTATGCGCGTTTCGATCTCGATAGCGTCTCGTTCCGGGAGAAAATCAAGGAGGAACTTTTCGTGGCGATCTAATGAGACCAGCAAAATTGCCCTTCGGGACGATAGAATGACGGCAGACGCTGGCATGATCAGACACGATGGTAATAGCTTCGTCAGCGGTAACGAAAAAACGGGAGTGTTGTGTCGCGATAAAATTTGCGTTATGCGTAGGAAAAAACAGGTCGCGAGAATCCGCAAATTAATAACCAGCAATTCGgcgtatcctggtcacggcaccatgaacaaacttgcggaattcggatgctgaattttctttcgagaatagttaccgtacgattggcgggatttttaagcgaagaagagggattttgtttatttgtttttccttttataaccttttctctgagtgcccactgagtgccaccggcactcacaatacgacagttgctgaaacttgacgaaaccagcaaactgtcggtttatACCACTATTGTGATTCTTGTGTAAACACCCCCATTACATCAATCACGTTCATGGCGATAATTTGCATGCTTTTGCATGTTTCTAAATCACcagcaccaaacaaacaaaaaagcaggcAACAAATAGCTCGAATTTTCCACTCCCGGAAGACAAAAAGCGGGAAAGTATTATTACTCTTTAATTGCAAGTTATTGGCCATCAACGGAGCTCCAAAAATGGCTTCATTTTGTGGCACTTATCCGAACGGTTCCTCCCAAAATTCTCTCAACCCCCTTTTTCTCCCTTGTTTAGCCCTGTTAAGCTACAGTTCAGACCTAGTAAATAAATCGAACGGAAAGACCTAGGAGTACAGCTCGTGCCATGGTGACCGGAACCGGCCAAGGAA
The DNA window shown above is from Anopheles funestus chromosome 3RL, idAnoFuneDA-416_04, whole genome shotgun sequence and carries:
- the LOC125767458 gene encoding uncharacterized protein LOC125767458, which encodes MPASAVILSSRRAILLVSLDRHEKFLLDFLPERDAIEIETRITKFDQLSIDLEKIQGQLEDLAITEEEIAHNAALRDDFEPRLIRAHSQLKAKRVHVPRSISSTPNAGPSPLVGIKLPTIALPEYDGDYMQWLTYRDTFEGLIHDNPELPPIQKFHYLRASLKGEAAKVIESITISAANYEIAWKILTERYSNEYLLKKRHLQALFGMATMKRESASTLHHLVDEFERHKKTLNHLVRALLDSASQPDLMSTRLAQRLALKLDTVNVTLIGAGHSSTPVRKSVRAKISSRTGQYQLNADFLIVDNLIGDLPAHDVRTVEWQIPPNFVLADPQFNKSAPLDLILGARHYHAFFQSGAQYKISHNLPVLIESVFGWIVTGSASACNSNTETSNASSVVCMSTLEESLERFWKVEELQIRDGYSPEERYCEKLYQDTTQRDDTGRYIVRLPKQPDFEEKLGLSKLSALRRFTMLERRLERDPHIKAAYHEFMHEYLELGHMSLIQAPADDESAYYLPHHPVFKASSTTTKTRVVFDGSAKTSSGYSLNEALCVGPAVQDDLLDIILRFRTYKVAVVGDIAKMYRQILLHPDDRKYARICFRFDSHSPIQYYELNTVTYGLSPSSFLATRTLQQLANDEGTTYPVAASALKSNFYVDDFIGGADSIESARRLRVELDELLSRGGFELRKWTSNRLEVLTGLTADQIGTQSALQFIPDETVKTLGVSWEPEHDVLSFESAIDTDTASPTKRSILSNIARMFDPLGLISPIVVRAKILMQELWLQKAGWDDLVPDSICKKWKNIQQDWPLISGFKIDRYALLPGSKLQLHTFCDASEAAYGACIYVRCESEQGEVRTTLLSSKSRVAPLKRVTLPRLELCAAVLGAHLYDRVKKAMGLHAAEVFFWSDSTVTLKWISASPNTWATFVGNRVSEVQHYTHPRQWRHVPGSTNPADMVSRGMSAADFLQSKLWSCGPEWLALPASNWPNCNPEPAEDTNLEIRQLHAIVTHRCILHSLHT